The following coding sequences are from one Mytilus trossulus isolate FHL-02 chromosome 8, PNRI_Mtr1.1.1.hap1, whole genome shotgun sequence window:
- the LOC134727666 gene encoding uncharacterized protein LOC134727666, with the protein MDAEIKRPAKRKSEEKSSKLLHVALPKSVSDWKRSDLSQLNIYYAEDFLDKPYDVLSKIPTLVELNNFQKEYIQEANHFLKFEASVEKLQLHGPLVRSSIAELYVELEKQPEKLVTFKVRRFIMALDRLLEDVQHAFKSFKPYEGLFTQFVSAFAELCCLEAV; encoded by the exons ATGGACgcagaaatcaaaagacccgCTAAAcgaaaatcagaagaaaaatcTTCCAAATTACTACATGTTGCATTGCCCAAATCGGTTTCGGATTGGAAAAGATCTGATTTGAGTCAACTGAATATTTATTATGCCGAAGATTTCTTAGATAAGCCTTATGATGTGTTATCAAAAATACCAACGCTTGTCGAACTGAATAATTTTCAAAAGGAATATATTCAAGAAGCCAACCATTTCCTCAAATTCGAGGCATCCGTTGAAAAATTACAATTGCATGGTCCATTGGTGAGATCTTCAATCGCGGAACTCTATGTTGAATTGGAAAAACAACCAGAAAA GCTTGTAACCTTTAAAGTAAGAAGATTTATAATGGCTCTTGATCGTCTATTAGAAGATGTTCAGCATGCCTTTAAGAGTTTCAAGCCATATGAGGGATTATTTACTCAGTTTGTTAGTGCTTTTGCTGAGTTATGCTGTTTAGAAGCAGTGTAA
- the LOC134727667 gene encoding uncharacterized protein LOC134727667, with product MENVGMDNKSLHFQPFNNTLLECMKDQDQKQYELFPYYDELLNSTVLDKMVLDNLISRCILMIEDREEIIKPATQNERNKVLLDILTKRPYGTLNVFKEVLKESDPYNTDVQELVSRMQCIESYDESISCHDIIFHEHIVKLQKNYTKFVHDVESKTDIADYLYENSVLNDEEKEEVCSCSITRHDSNRILYSKLFRKGEDAFKHLLKALRHGKYEDIAFDIENTKVSEHEIQLLQIGMKRLQEREKERGKPKRLEIFQVS from the exons ATGGAAAACGTTGGAATGGACAATAAATCGTTGCATTTTCAACCATTCAATAACACCCTTCTTGAGTGTATGAAAGATCAAG atcaaaAGCAGTATGAACTCTTTCCTTACTATGATGAGTTATTAAATAGTACAGTACTTGACAAGATGGTTCTAGATAACTTGATTTCAAGATGTATTTTGATGATAGAAGACAGGGAGGAAATTATCAAACCTGCCACACAAAATGAACGCAACAAGGTTCTACTCGATATCTTGACTAAACGACCGTATGGTACATTAAATGTGTTTAAGGAAGTTTTAAAAGAATCAGACCCATACAATACTGATGTTCAAGAACTTGTCAGCAGAATGCAATGTATTGAAAGTTATGATGAAAGTATCAGTTGTCATGATATAA TTTTCCATGAACACATTGTAAAGCTACAAAAGAACTATACGAAGTTCGTCCATGATGTAGAAAGCAAAACTGATATAGCTGACTACCTTTATGAAAATAGTGTTTTAAATGATGAAGAAAAAGAGGAAGTTTGTAGTTGTTCCATTACTCGACACGATAGTAATAGAATTTTATATTCGAAATTGTTCCGGAAAGGTGAAGATGCATTCAAGCATCTTCTTAAAGCTTTACGTCATGGAAAGTATGAAGACATCGCTTTTGATATTGAGAACACCAAAGTTTCAGAGCATGAAATACAGTTGCTTCAAATAg GAATGAAGAGACTTCAAGAAAGAGAGAAGGAAAGAGGTAAACCCAAACGTTTAGAAATATTTCAAGTCTCGTGA
- the LOC134680957 gene encoding ankyrin-3-like — protein MFFSTAAEKPVMTSILTENCVAIVGNSGTGKTFLSHHVALTMRDQGYIIIPCEGPGDIRQWFKHGRKTLFVFDDVCGRYTLNQQMFNEWKQRQAHIKSLLEDKCCKIILTCRLDVFKEEQFNSLSIFKTCIIDLSSQELRLSTAERFAIAKMYFGESANKVTELSEKYDFFPLLCSLYHKQKLKKYINISIFFSNPFDVFQSELQNLYMEGNTGKMKYCSLVLCVMFNNTLKEENFSIKYKKEGAVIEDLLDKCELSIETSMERLRKSLETLEGTYVVKDNGTYKIIHDKLFDFLAKYFGEKMIQLFIDHANTGFIRERFICETEDNIDTDIQFAIRIPENKINRYIERLVEDWENGFVDNVFDNRNMHSSTFKKKFINKLNKLDLSKQEELACKHDIKSKDIALGGSCYVGFIDLVRWLISRKSDINYCKEDGCFPLFWASQEGHIDVVEELLQQYAEVNQYNNNGVSSLHIASQNGHVHVVKELLKYSAEVNQCNFSGVSPLYIASQDGHVDVVKVLLQHSAHANQCMINGVSPLWQASQNGHVDVVKELLQHLAEVNRCDEDGYSPLYIASQEGHVDVVNELLQNSTEVNQCAKNGTSPLWIASQNGHAHVVKVLLQKSADVNVCINNNITPLLIACYYNRTEVVRELLKCKNVDIDICDSNGCSSIYIASQQGHVDVVNELLQHAAKVNKCKNNGASPLYIASENGYINVVKELLQHSAQVNLCDIDGVSPLYIASQNGNVDIVIELLKHSAEVNLCDNNGVSPLSIACQEGHVNVVQELLQYSADVNQCDNDGISPLTVASQNGQVGVVKELLQHSADIKQCDNDSDSPL, from the coding sequence atgtttttcagTACAGCAGCAGAGAAACCAGTTATGACAAGtattttgacagaaaattgTGTAGCAATTGTTGGAAATTCTGGTACAGGAAAAACATTTCTGTCGCATCATGTTGCACTTACGATGAGGGACCAAGGCTATATTATAATTCCGTGTGAAGGCCCCGGTGATATCAGACAATGGTTTAAACATGGAAGGAAAACATTATTTGTCTTTGATGACGTTTGTGGGCGGTATACACTTAATCAACAGATGTTCAACGAATGGAAACAAAGACAGGCACACATTAAATCTCTGCTTGAAGACAAATGTTGTAAAATTATACTAACGTGTAGGCTGGATGTTTTTAAAGAAGAACAATTTAACAGTCTGTCTATTTTCAAAACGTGTATTATTGATTTAAGTTCACAAGAACTAAGACTCAGTACTGCTGAAAGATTTGCAATAGCTAAAATGTACTTTGGAGAAAGTGCGAATAAAGTTACAGAATTGTcagaaaaatatgattttttccCGCTTTTATGTAGTTTATATCATAAGCAGAAACTCaagaaatatatcaatataagtatttttttcagcAATCCATTTGATGTTTTTCAAAGCGAACTTCAGAACTTGTATATGGAAGGGAATACTGGTAAGATGAAATATTGTAGCTTGGTCCTTTGTGTGATGTTTAACAATacattaaaagaagaaaatttctcaataaaatataaaaaggaaggGGCAGTAATAGAAGATTTACTGGATAAATGCGAATTAAGTATTGAAACGTCAATGGAACGTTTAAGAAAATCCCTCGAAACTCTCGAAGGTACATATGTAGTAAAGGACAACGGAACATACAAAATAATCCATGATAAGTTGTTTGATTTTCTGGCAAAATACTTTGGGGAGAAGATGATTCAGCTCTTCATTGACCATGCCAATACTGGATTCATACGCGAGAGATTTATATGTGAGACAGAAGATAACATAGACACAGATATACAGTTTGCTATAAGAATACCCGAAAACAAAATCAACAGATATATAGAAAGACTCGTTGAGGACTGGGAGAATGGTTTTGTAGACAACGTATTCGATAACAGAAACATGCATTCTTCTACATTCAAAAAGAagtttataaacaaattaaacaagcTTGATCTTTCAAAACAAGAAGAACTTGCTTGTAAACACGATATAAAGAGTAAAGATATAGCACTTGGAGGAAGCTGTTATGTGGGTTTTATTGACCTTGTAAGATGGTTAATTAGTAGGAAAAGTGACATTAATTATTGTAAAGAGGATGGTTGCTTTCCTTTATTTTGGGCAAGTCAGGAAGGACATATTGATGTTGTTGAAGAACTACTGCAACAATATGCAGAAGTAAATCAATATAACAACAATGGTGTATCATCTCTGCATATAGCAAGTCAAAATGGACATGTTCATGTTGTTAaagaattgttaaaatattcagCAGAAGTTAATCAGTGTAACTTTAGTGGTGTATCCCCTCTGTATATAGCAAGCCAGGatggacatgttgatgttgttaaagTACTATTACAACATTCAGCACATGCCAATCAATGTATGATTAACGGCGTATCGCCTCTGTGGCAAGCAAGTCAGAatggacatgttgatgttgtaAAAGAACTGTTACAACATTTAGCAGAAGTAAATCGTTGTGACGAGGATGGTTACTCACCTCTGTATATAGCAAGTCAGGAaggacatgttgatgttgttaacGAACTATTACAAAATTCGACAGAAGTAAATCAGTGTGCCAAAAATGGTACATCGCCCCTGTGGATAGCAAGTCAGAATGGACATGCTCATGTTGTTAAAGTTCTGTTACAAAAATCAGCAGATGTCAATGTTTGTATAAATAATAACATCACACCGCTGCTTATTGCTTGCTACTATAACAGAACGGAGGTTGTACGTGAACTTCTGAAGtgtaaaaatgttgatattGATATCTGTGATAGCAATGGATGCTCTTCAATTTATATAGCAAGTCAACAAGGCCATGTTGATGTTGTAAACGAACTATTGCAACATGCAGCGAAagttaacaaatgtaaaaataatggtGCATCACCTTTGTATATAGCAAGTGAGAATGGATATATCaatgttgttaaagaactgttACAACATTCAGCACAAGTGAACCTGTGTGATATTGATGGCGTGTCACCTCTGTATATAGCAAGTCAGAATGGCAATGTTGATATTGTTATAGAATTGTTAAAACATTCAGCAGAAGTAAACCTATGTGACAATAATGGTGTATCCCCTCTCTCTATAGCATGTCAGGAAGGACATGTTAATGTTGTTCAAGAACTGTTACAATATTCCGCAGACGTGAATCAGTGTGACAATGATGGTATATCACCTCTGACTGTAGCAAGTCAGAATGGACAGGTTGGTGTTGTCAAAGAACTGTTACAACATTCAGCGGACATAAAACAGTGTGACAATGATAGTGATTCACCTCTGTAA